A stretch of DNA from Amphiura filiformis unplaced genomic scaffold, Afil_fr2py scaffold_26, whole genome shotgun sequence:
TTATGATTTCTGAGGAGCtagaaaaataattttacttgtttatatcaACAAATATTTACCCTTCCACACTTCCTGAGTTTTCTTGTCATAATGACTGGTTTTTTTTCATGGAAGAAAATTCAGTAATAGAGGCATGTTTATTGCTGAATGACTTGCATTGTTAATGTTAATGAGGTTCACGGATTAGGGTCACCAGCTGAATTGCAAATGGTAGTTGCCAACTTGCTTTCTTCAGTTACTCTTCATTTCCTCAGGTTTCACACTCTGAGCAAACAATTCTGGTCTCAGCTACCTTACAGCGACTTGGTTAGGAATACAGGTTTGCTCATCATATGAATGTAATTGCCTGTCTTACATGTATATCTGACTTTAAATACATTAATAAGGCTTCATCATGTATACAGGAGGTTTCAATCAGATGACATGCAGTGGCATGCGCAAGTTTTTAAAAGTGGGAGGACGGGTCTCGATTCCCCTGACTGTTGTAAAATTTTCGGCTTGATTCACTTGCCGTAATAGCCAATCCCTACCAATTCCCCATTTTCCCCCACCTGCTCTCAGCTCcacctttgcgcacgccactgatgaAATGTGTGTTGCTATGGAATGTGACCAACTTCTTTCAACAGTTATAATTTAGAACCTGTCATAGACACTAACCACGTAACACATATTTCTTTGTCTTGCGCGTAAACACGAAGACAAGCAACGCTTTATGCATATCACGAAGGCACACAACTCTGTTAGACATGaacgatcagccctcatgaatatgcgcaaattcacagcatacaaaacatgGGGACTTAATTGGCTGTTTGCAAATAGTTTGTAGAAGTGTGTGACACTAAATTTGCTAATCCAATAAGCAATCTGTATACCCAAAATGAAGGGTGGATGAGTGTATAGCTAGAAACTACTACCTTAATTATTGCTGCATTTCACGCACTACATAAAATCACATAGCCCTCAGAGAGGAGAGATATCCTTCACATACAAAACCAAGCCCTTCTGAGCATACCATCTGCTTTGTAATTGCATGGCCACATATTACTCAGTTAgctctgagactagtatactagtctcaggttagcTTAGTGTCCAAGCAAATTGTCAGATTATTTATACAAACTCCATATTTCACTTGATGCATTTTCAGACTTAAAGTTCGTCAGTCAATGCTAAACTTTTTTTTGCACATTGAGTGAACTGTTCTTATTTTACTTTGGTAAATTACACACAGATGAAGTATTGGCATTATGTGACTTTCGGAATGACAATTAATATTATTGCTTTACATAAATATAAAACTTCAAGCACTAATGTGCAGAATAAGACACATGATGCAAGGTGTTCCAGAGTAGTTTTTTTCACTGGTTGTATAAACAAACAGTTGCTTATTATACAGTGCGAATTGCCCATAAAAATTAGTTCCCCgtactttgacataatttccAGCTTATTTGTTATTTGATGATTCACTTTTTTAGTCTGTTGGGTGTGCACCAATGTCAATCTGGTATTATTTCCATACGAAAATATCTGTCTATAAATAATCTATCCTATAGTTATCATCATTGTGTGGCAGGTTTCTTGTCATCTAGTTGTCCATCTTTAGCTCTTTGGTGGAAATCTGCCGAGGACTttgctatacattttctgaattccATCACTTGAGGTTGACATTTCCTCCAGTCACGATGCTCTGCCATACAGTCCTGAAAATGATAAGAAATACAGAAAATAGGAATACCAGTAATAAGTTTGGTACATTTTGAATGGAAGTTAAAACAATTACCCATTTACATTTTAGATATATGTTTATGGTAACATATAATGTTTGATAATTTGTGATTTAAAATGATAATGTGTGATTATTTATCACTTCTTGTAGGTTACACACCTATTGTGCAATACTATTCCTACTGGAGATGCCTAGTTGAACGTTTTCCATAACGCGTCATGTACACATCATAAACACGAACAATAGAATGCTTCTGTAAAGTCTTATTTTGACATtcaataaagttgtacatttattGTAACCTTTCCTTACAACATCTTGGTCTTCTTTCTGTGATTATTGATGATCTAAGTTATGTTCTAGATGAGTACAAATACGATATTTGACGGTAGAAAACCGTATCATCACTGCATCTCCGTTaccatgggcgcagccattttgCTTTCTCCCAGAAACCATAGCGGCAGTGCAGATGCTGTGACAAACAAGTAGTCTATAAAAAAGGGAATTCTGACGGTAACATCCCGCCCCTCTAATTGGTATGTTCACAGACATACAATTACCAAAAGGCCAAATATTTACATTGACAAAATCACTTTAAATCAGAATGTCTAACATTTGAACGATAACATTTAAAACTTGAAATGTTTTGAACACGTAAACAATTAGTCAACAAACATGTTTAGCTAAATCTGGAAACTTTTCAAAAAGCAGAACTAAATTTGGATCATGAATATTCCAAGATTTGAAAACATTAACCTGTGATAAACAGATCAAATAAATTTGAAACTCTTGCATGTTTTTGCAAGGAATTGGAGGAGGGAACAGTAATTTCCTGATACCAAATCTCCTAACTAACCATTTGCAAATTAACTTTGTTGATTCACAAACAACTTAACATTCTTAACTGAAAAGATTATTTATGCACACCTGTGCTAATGATGCTCATTTGCAAAACATAATGGATCTCCATGTAGATCATAAAGTTAAATGTCTGACAGTTCACTTGCATCAATTGTTGCAGTTCAGTCTTAAAACAGCTCTTGAAGAAATCACATGTATGGTCCTTGCAGGCATGTTGAATATAATAACACATGAAACTAGAAACATGTCTGCATGACTTCACTTGGAACTCAAAAAGTTTGCTTGAAAATGAATGAGAGGAAATAGCTTAAGAGCTACATTGACTAGACAAAGCAAACATATGAGATTTATCCAATATGATGCCATACACAATGTTGCATGCTTCACTGAAAACCTTTGAATATCTAAAAGCAAGGAATTTTAGCACAATAATATTGCTGAGCACAAGTGCTTACTGGTTACCAAACTTTATCATAGGCCCAGTTCTGATCACAAATCTAAATTACCATCTAAAATGATGGAAGTTTGTCCATTTGAGGCTAGTCATTTTCTAGTCCTTGAATGTTCTATTTACATATTTGTTCCAACAGCAAAAAAGAAAAAGGGGTTGCATACACGCTACAATCTACCGTGAGACTAAGAGGTGTATGCACTTTAAGTATTTTGTTGCTGaaagagaaaataaaaataattgttaGTGTCATCTGAAATCTTCTGCAATGGTGGCTCAGCTCTATACATCTGACATGCCGGTGAGATCAATACTATTACTTGAAGAAGATGTAGCTCCCACATTATGATCATTGTCCAACTTGTCACATAATTATTCCCACATAAAGCTCCACTCACTCGATGGCCATGTGAATTTATCATGGGCATGTAATGAAACCTCTTTGATGTGTAACTTGGCACTGATGAAGTTCAGATGATTGTCTTGCTCTGTTGATACAATATTCTTCATTGCATGGTGGGAATGAGCTTGTTGACAAGTTGAAGTGCACTTGGGTAAAATGCTGAGTTGCCAATTGTAGGTTGCCATGGTGCCGCTATTGTCTTACAGCTCTAGAAGTCATGTTGACATGGTGGATGTATGCAGGTGGGACTCTCATACTAATTTGTGTACATACTACCTGTGTAGCTGTGCCATTTACTGTTCAGTCTAGTTGAACTGGTAGAGTATGTGAACGACTATGGTCCTTTCTACTGtcctagtttcttctttcttcaccAGTAACCCAGGCAGGGAGGTTGCTCAAGGGCCCGAGCCCGAGCCGAGGGTACCCGTGCCGCACCTTACAACACCGCCCCCAAGACTATGCGGCGCTTGCTGCTTGAAATGGGAAGGGCTCGCCTCACTGTCCCTTTCACGAACTGCTACATGTCCGGACATGTAGGTTTCGTGCGCACCCATTACACGTCACGTAGAAGTTCTAGTGGTTCTTTCTGATATGGTTCACTGACAGCTACACAGTACACATGAAGTTAAACTTTCAATGTTTGGTGTTCTCTATAGTCCCCTGCTACTACAGTTTCTTGGTGCAATAATAGTTTCACTGCAATATATAATTGTCCATTCTTTCAGCCTCCACATTTCAATTGTAAAGGTTCTTATTCTTGATATTTCATTATCTAGTTGTAAACTGCAAATTCCTTCTTGCTTCATTCAGGAATTTTGTTGTCTCTGGCTTTCTTTAGTGAAAATATCCTTTTTTCACTTTGTTGACTTAGCTAATGGCATAGGCTTCAGGCTAGTTCTCTCTTTCTGTATGGCTTGTATTCAGTCATTTTAGTGTTCACTGCTTGTCACTTCACTCATACTcatcaatgttgtgaaaatgtattCAGGATTTGATTTAGTTACCCTAAGATTCTTGTTCCAAGAGTAAACATAACTTGGTCACAGGTCTGTTCAGTACTGAAGACTTGGTCTTTATAGATGCACTTCTGACAAGACCTTGGTTTCCAATATGGACCTGCTGGACTCTGCCCATTAACCATGCGTTTCTTGGGGCATTGTTGTCTACGACTAATACTACATCGCCTACTTGTAGATTCCTTGTTGGTTGTAACCATTTCTGCCGCTTCTGGAGCATTGGCAAATACTCACGGGTCCATCTCTTCCAAAATACTTCTGTCAAGTATTGGATCTGTCTCCATCGCTTTCTGGCGTAGACTTCTCTTTCATCGAAGCTGCCTGGAGGGAGTGTTACATTGCTTTTCAACAGAAGTAAGTCATTCGGTGCGATGACATTCAGATCCCTGGATCACTTGACACTCTGGTCAGAGGTCTGCTGTTCATTATGTGTTCAACTTCGCACATGAATGTGTGCAGCTCCTCCTCTCCTCGACAGGTCTTCAAGTATTGCTCTGTTAAGATGGCATTCAGTATTTTTCTCACTGTTCTAATATGCCTCTCCCATACACCTCCATGATGTGAGGCAGCTGGAGGGTTAAAGTTCCAAGTGATTCCTTGGTTTGTAGAGAATCTCTCTATTACCTCCTGGTCTAACTCATGAAGTGCTTGCTCTAACTCTCTTGATGCACCAACCAAGTTAGTGCCGTTATCTGAGTGTATTTGTTTCACTGGTCCTCTTCTACTCATGAAGCGCCTCAGTGTGTTTATACATGAACTTGTGTCCAAGTTGGTCGCTACTTCCAGATGTACTCTTGCGACTGGCAAGGCATGTGAATATTACCCCGTAGCGCTTTCTTGTTGTCCTGCCTTGTTTAATCAGGAATGGACCGAAGTAGTCAACACCGGTGTTGGTAAATGGTGGTTCATCAGCCTGTAGGCGGTTGGCTGGCAAGTCTGCCATCTTTTGACTGCTCACAGCTGCTTGCACCTTTCTGCACACCACACATTTCTTGACCAGATTCTTTACCACAACTCCTGCTTTGATAATCCAATACTTCTGTCTTAATTCAGCCAATACGTGCTCTCTTCCCTGATGCTTGTTGCTTCGATGAACATACTGGATTATCAGTGTTGAGATATGACTATTTTTGGGTAATATGATCGGATGCTTTGCAGCTTCTGTTATTGTGGCATGTCGCAGTCTTCCACCTACTGCAACAAGCTGTCTTTCGTCATAACTGGATCTAAATTCGCTATGGAAGATCCTTTCTTCACATGGCTGGTGCCAGCTTGTAGGGTCCTGTATTCTGGAAATGTCTGTCTTTGTATCGTATTTCAGAATGGCAGTTTCTGCCTTGTACATATCTTCAGTGGTAATCTTTCCACATTCTCTCTTTAGGGTCTCTTTGTCTGCTCCTTTAAGCTTCTTTTGCAGGTACTCCTTGAATTTGGTCCACCAAGCCACTGCTCTCTTCAACTTTACCCAGTCACTGTAATACTGTATCAAGTTGTCTGCAGCTTCTCTCACTTCACTTGCTTGGATTCCGCATACTGTTGTACCTGCTTCTGTTTTCTCATTTTTCCTATCTTCTGTCTCTGTCAAATCTTGATTGACTTCAGGCCAATGTTGTTCAGATTCCCAGAGGAAGGCTGGTCCATTCAACCATTCTGTCTTACCGGTAAGGTCTCCAGCATTCAGTCCGCGCGTGAAGCATGATCTGCAGGATTTAGCTTTGTGGGGCAATACCGCCACTGCTGGGGATCTGTGCTTTCTCTAATTATGGCAATTCTGTTGGCTACAAATACTGGGTATCTGGatttctcattgttgatgtaCTTCAAGACAGTCTGGCTGTCTGACCAGAATGTAGAGTTACTGATCTCAATGTTAAGCTCTCTTCTTAGGGCGGTTTCTTGTTTTACAGCTAATGTTGCTGCCGTAAGCTCCAACTTCGGGATCGTGTGTGTCTTGAGGGGTGTCACACGTGACTTGGCGGTAACAAATGCGCAATGTATTTGCTGATTTTCATTCACATATCTTAAGTATGACACAGTCCCGTAGCCTTCTTGGCTTGCATCAGCGAAGTGATGAAGTTGAGTATCAATCACGCTCCCAAAATCCTTAGGCTTGTAACACCTTTCGATCTTGATCTTCTCTATCTTAGGAAGGTCTTCTAGCCAAGTATTCCACTGCTTCTCTTGCTGTTTGCTTATGTCTTGGTCCCATCCAATCTTGTCTTTGGTAGATGCTTGGAGAATCTGTTTCGCCTTCAGGACGTATGGTGAGCGTGATTCCTATCGGGTCATATACCCGACTCAACACAGAGAGAACATTCCTTCTGGTTGGTCTTAGGTCGACGCCCTTTACTCCTACCCCTATCTTATCTTCCTCCACGTGCCAAAGAACTCCTAAAGTTCTTTCTGTTGGAAGGCGTCATGGCTGAGATCTAGCTCCTTCACTTCCTTGGCTCTTTCTTTCACTGGGATCGCTTCGAGTAGCTTTCGGCTATTAATAAGCCACTTCGTCAGGTTGAATCCTGCATTCTTCAACAAGGCTGTGATGTTGCTAGCTATTTCTATTCCTTCTTCTTCAGTGGGAACCGACTTTAGGAAGTCGTCAACATAAAAGTCGGTGTTGACTGCTTCTACTACTCTTTTACCATGGTCTTGTTCGTTATCATTGGCTGCTTTCTTTAGCGTAGCTGGCAACACTGGGTGAGGATGTAGCTCAAGACGTGTACCCTCATTCTGTAGGTTTTAAGGTCTTGCGCTGTGTCTCCATTAGGCCACCATAGATAGCGTAGCAGATCACTGTCATCTTGTGGTACTTGTACTTGGTAACACATTTGTTCCACATCCGCCATCATGGCTATTCTTTCTTCTCTCCAACGAAGCAGAACTCCATACAGGCTGTTCGTCATATCAGGTCCCTGAAGTAATTGTTCATTCAGCGATGTACCTCCAAAGGACACTGGACAGTTAAAAACTACTCTCACTTTTGGCTTGTGTGGATGTTGAACAGCGTGGTGTGGAAGGTACCACACTTTTCCATCTCTACGGTTCAAATCTTCCTTTGGAACAGGTTCAGAATAGTTCTTATTCTCTAGTTTGTTCATGAATTCTGTATACTGCTGTTGCAGTCGTTCACTTCTATCCAGGCGTTTCTTCAACTGCTTTGTGAACATGACTGCTTGTGTCTTGTTGTTGGGAAACTGTGGATCATCCTCCTTAAAGGGTAATGGTGCATAGTAATGGCCATCTTCCAACTGTGTCTCTTCCATGATCTTCATGAATCTCCTGTCTTGTACCGACAGCTTCCTGTCATCTCCAAGTTTCTCTGTAAAGTCCCTTTCAACATAAGCACGGAACAGTTGTTCCAGATTTTCTCCACTCGTTTCACTTTCTCTTTCTACCTTGCAAAAGTTTGCCATAACCTCTTCTTTGCCTTGGCACTTTACAATCCCATGCACTGTCCACCCTAATGGGGTCAGGATTCCACGGATCCCCAGGGCCTCCTACTGCTGTCTGTAAAGGTACGGTGGCACCTGGTATATCCATACCAATGATGACCGTCACCCTTGGAATAGCATTTCTTGTGTTAGGAAACTCTGGGAGTTGGATGTCTCTCAAGTGTGGCCATTTTTCTAGATCCTCTTGTGTGGGCATGTCCTCTAGGGTAACTGGAATACCACTCTTCACATATGAGTGAAGCTCTTATTTGTTGTTGAATTAGTAACTGAGTCAGTTCGCTCAGCTGACTGGCATGATCATCTTGTCTGTTCTGTAACTGGTCTCGCTGTCGCTGACCATAGTCATGTGGATTACCGCTGGCTGTCTGGCCTTGCTGACTATATTCATGTGTCACTTGACTGTTCTGTAACTGGTCTCGCTTGTCGCTGACCATAGGCATGTGGATTACCGCTGGCTGACTGGCCTTGCTGACTATAATGTGTGACTTGACTGTTCTGTAACTGTTCTCGCTGTAGTGGCGTTTGATACTTGTATAAACTGCTGTCATTGTCATTAGGCCCATCTTCAGGATGGATATTATCAACTTCAAGCCACTTCTTTATTGACGCAGCCTTGTCTACAGGTTCCACAAGACTGTCTACAGACTGTACTTGGGACATACGCCTGCCATCATGATCTTCATGCATGTCTAACACTTCCATTTTAGCCCTGGCGACTTCCATTTCAGTGTCTATCGCAAGCAATTCCTTTTCATGCTGAATCTCAAGCTCTCGCCGCCGAGCTCTATTTTTCTTCTCAATGCCTTAGCTCGGCATAGCAATTCAGCCTTTTTTGCAATGGCATTTGAACGCCTGCTGACGGACGTGAACCCACTGGGTGACCTGCTTACTGAGGCTGCACTGTATTTATATCCACTCATGATTCTTGTCTTGTTTTGAATCTACTtcaattattttaaagtcaatacACATTTGGCACTGTTGCAGTGGCACTGTTTGCTACAGCACGGTATGGACTCTTTCTTTGGcagcaaatgttattttattCTGTCCCCTCATGACATCAGACGTAGCAGTCATAATTTTCTCACAAGCTTATATTCATGTGATTTATTGCATCACAGTGACAACGGATTCTGATTTCTGTTGTACACCTTGAACTTCGTACTTCTATTGGTGCTGTTCTTTGCTTTACGAGTTGAGTTTTAACTATGTAGAGCCAATAGTTTCTAACACTGTCTAGTCTGTGACGTTTCACAAATTATTTTTCACATGATCGATGGATGGAGGGTGGCATGTTTCTGACGTTATTGTAACAGCAGGGTTCCACAACTCAGCTCTGCATAAACTACGGCATGCGTAAGCTTTAGTCACCAACTGACTGTAGTGACATTGTAATTCATATGCATGCACTCTTTCCACTGTTCATTAACGTCTTGGGCGTCCGCTTATCTCACGGATTACTACGGGATttccataggcctatttatagttCCACCATAGGCCTGATGTTGAAGTAAACAGCCTATTTGTTAGTACTTCACTCAGTCTAGTCTTTATCGGCTTTTACAGAAACATTGCATTGTTCTTTGAGTTTCAATTCCTTCGGTAGGATGAGGTTTTCTACTAGAATGTAGGTTACACACCTATTGTGCAATACTATTCCTACTGGAGATGCCTAGTTGAACGCTTTTCCATAACGCGTCATGTACACATCATAAACACGAACAATAGAATGCTTCTGTAAAGTCTTATTTTGACATtcaataaagttgtacatttattGTAACCTTTCCTTACAACATCTTGGTCTTCTTTCTGTGATTATTGATGATCTAAGTTATGTTCTAGATGAGTACAAATCGATATTTGACGGTAGAAAACCGTATCATCACTGCATCTCCGTTaccatgggcgcagccattttgCTTTCTCCCAGAAACCATAGCGGCAGTGCAGATGCTGTGACAAACAAGTAGTCTATAAAAAAGGGAATTCTGACGGTAACACTTCTGTTTTGATGCTTGTGTACACTCAGTGTATGTCTGGTTCCACAAGCAAGTACGAAAAAAGTCCCCATGAATTCAGAGTTCAGTGTACGGTTTTAGCCAATGTCTCCTCTCCTActatcattccaacattattgtgcaCACAATGCATAAGCAGTATTCATTAATGGGACGGAAACAATGCTgcaatttctatgtttgtaccaggAATTTTCCGACATCGAGATTTCTATAAATTCTTACAAAAGGTAATCAAAGGGTTGGGGATTGCATTTTTAACTACCGGTATCACTATATATGTTTAAGAGTTGCAGTTGTCTAAAATGTAGATCATTTCGGGAGCTATAATTGGTGTACATTGTCACATTTTGAATAGTGAGTGGGAAGTGAGGCTCTTTACGCACACCATATGTATTGGGCCTTATCTTCCCTGCGCTCGGCGCAAGGAAAAAATAATAAAGCAAAAAAAAGACTAGTTATCTAGTTATCTCCAACTTAGTTTCGCCAGTCAGAGACAGTGTCGGAATGTTTATACCGACATTTTTTAACAGAACATTACTTGTTACTAAATTGGACAATAAGTAGTCATGCGAGATGTAGTGGAAGATCGTGATGGTTCCTAGTAAGTTTATCCGCACAGCATGCTATGAGATTGGAGCCAACATGACACGGCACACTGCCCACATGTTTCACTCAGGCGCTGCAGTACTTGCTAATTGGGAAATTTCCACAATCAATTCCCACCATTGCACAATATTACACACCCATATGATAACGCGATGGTGGGatgtttctcattttctaacacccaaaataggggggttttATAATTATAAGGGATGGTGCGTATTCTTTAACTTGACAATCAGAATTgcgcacaatctttagttataaTTTTCGTGAGTTCTGcgtgccttctttacacttacgatcaaaattgTAACCTGATCCGTACATATATCCagtctggacacatcacacttcaTGTGCGAAATACAGTAGACATTCTTCGAGGACGGCCCGTCACTTTTAGCTTCCCGAGAACACTCTTGTACATAACTTACAAAACCACAaactcactaacttcaacttgcactactcacaaaataaaacatatatatttattattaccgatcctgcagaataacttacatatattgtcaatttcatggaatcctgtTGCTGAGAATCGCAAATTTTACAAAGAAATGTCAGATTCGCTTCATATAAATCACAAGTGTGAAACtaactttataccactcgctcgcttttgCAGAAAGGCAAAGCCACATGGGTACCGCGGTGCACAATTTCCGAAGGGTTTTGTGATTGATTGTATTAACCATTTATTGGGAtcataagccaatcaatgaacgtgaCGGCCTTTTTGTGTAATGTAGATCTGACCACGAAAAgcaaagtacgtctaacctgattggtttaaaaaactattttgacaattgctaagccagtcagcgtgctcgattaTTAACAACCACGTGGAGGTGATTTCCTCGTGGTGATTCagtgatcgagtataaattcagcttgacaactcaTCTTGCAGCTGCAAGGACAATATACGGAGACAATCACTGACACTACAACAACGAATTCGGGTGGATTTCACGaacgaggtaaggttttcggcctgtcccggCGTGAATATTCTCATTTTTCTTCTAGAAAGATGCTAGCGATGATCAGTTTTTTGCAGACACTTTGATAAGAAGAAACTTTCAAGGGTAGAAAACGATACCGGGGGTAGCTGTACAATTgttcaaaatatacattttgacaTAGGCCTAAAATTATGTGCAAAAAATCTTTGGTCCATACATAGCCAAAGGCTTGGGATGTTATACGCATAAATCCGCACACTTTCTTCATTCTAAAGTTTTGGCGCCCTCCGCTCCTTAGTTCGGTGATAAAAAATTTGTCTCGAGTCCGTGTTAGGCGCGGCAACAGGGGggagggtcataaaaaatttcgacccaagatagggaaGGTCATAAAAAATTAGCCCgcggtgggggtcataaaaaaattcacTCCGTACCaaaatattcatgaccccccttccgaagaaaatgacatccccctttttaatttaaattatgaTTTATGGCAAAAGCTTAAATGCATGCTAGTATAAACCTATTACTGCAATTAATTACTACATTAAACTTTACCTGCACAGCATAATGTTTTTCTATGCACCCTGTTCTTTTAATCATTTCATCAACTGGATCAacttcatcgtcatcatcatcatcatcttgtcTTCTGCTCCAATCATGCTTTCCACTGGGCGCAGCCATTTTTAAAGACCAATCAATTAGCGTTGCTGGTTTCCGTGGTTATGTCACAACATTATTTGATTTATGAAACCTACGGGAATCGCTATTAGTAGCCTGTAGGACGACTGATGACGAGCTGTGAAAGCTGATGCAAGAAGTAAACAACGACTTGGCATGTTGAGTAGGATTGACTTGATGCATTTCTACGAAAAATATGTAAATATACAATTGATTTAGACAGCTAGCAGGTATATAGGAATCTGAAATTCAGAAAACATGTAATAGAAATTATTTACCTGCATGATCAAGAACTCTCTCAGCAATGTAAACTTCAGTACCGGTAAGCTTAGCCAAAGGTGCATATTTAAGTTTAATGCCTTACAGTATTCAACAAGGTCTGTATCTGTTGCGTCACATACAATCACCATCTCTGGTTGTCGCATAcgttggggggggggtgtcatgTGCAAAGTCGCGGTTAAATGTGCAAAGTCACGGTTAAATTAGATTAGGAATGAGGACTGCGTTCCCCAGTCTAGCTTTGTCCGAGAATAATAGGAACAGCAGTATAGTTTACAGCAAGGTCCTTCAACACTCCAGCCGTCTTTACTAATTGAGTCCATTGATAATGATGGGACTCAATAAGTAAATTAGAACACCACTTCCATGTTTATGCTGAAAACAGCGCC
This window harbors:
- the LOC140143740 gene encoding uncharacterized protein; the protein is MAAPSGKHDWSRRQDDDDDDDEVDPVDEMIKRTGCIEKHYAVQDCMAEHRDWRKCQPQVMEFRKCIAKSSADFHQRAKDGQLDDKKPATQ
- the LOC140143750 gene encoding LOW QUALITY PROTEIN: uncharacterized protein (The sequence of the model RefSeq protein was modified relative to this genomic sequence to represent the inferred CDS: inserted 1 base in 1 codon), whose amino-acid sequence is MANFCKVERESETSGENLEQLFRAYVERDFTEKLGDDRKLSVQDRRFMKIMEETQLEDGHYYAPLPFKEDDPQFPNNKTQAVMFTKQLKKRLDRSERLQQQYTEFMNKLENKNYSEPVPKEDLNRRDGKVWYLPHHAVQHPHKPKVRVVFNCPVSFGGTSLNEQLLQGPDMTNSLYGVLLRWREERIAMMADVEQMCYQVQVPQDDSDLLRYLWWPNGDTAQDLKTYRMRESRSPYVLKAKQILQASTKDKIGWDQDISKQQEKQWNTWLEDLPKIEKIKIERCYKPKDFGSVIDTQLHHFADASQEGYGTVSYLRYVNENQQIHCAFVTAKSRVTPLKTHTIPKLELTAATLAVKQETALRRELNIEISNSTFWSDSQTVLKYINNEKSRYPRKHRSPAVAVLPHKAKSCRSCFTRGLNAGDLTGKTEWLNGPAFLWESEQHWPEVNQDLTETEDRKNEKTEAGTTVCGIQASEVREAADNLIQYYSDWVKLKRAVAWWTKFKEYLQKKLKGADKETLKRECGKITTEDMYKAETAILKYDTKTDISRIQDPTSWHQPCEERIFHSEFRSSYDERQLVAVGGRLRHATITEAAKHPIILPKNSHISTLIIQYVHRSNKHQGREHVLAELRQKYWIIKAGVVVKNLVKKCVVCRKVQAAVSSQKMADLPANRLQADEPPFTNTGVDYFGPFLIKQVARVHLEVATNLDTSSCINTLRRFMSRRGPVKQIHSDNGTNLVGASRELEQALHELDQEVIERFSTNQGITWNFNPPAASHHGGVWERHIRTVRKILNAILTEQYLKTCRGEEELHTFMCEVEHIMNSRPLTRVSSDPXDLNVIAPNDLLLLKSNVTLPPGSFDEREVYARKRWRQIQYLTEVFWKRWTREYLPMLQKRQKWLQPTRNLQVGDVVLVVDNNAPRNAWLMGRVQQVHIGNQGLVRSASIKTKSSVLNRPVTKLCLLLEQES